A DNA window from Amycolatopsis sp. DSM 110486 contains the following coding sequences:
- a CDS encoding sodium:proton antiporter, whose protein sequence is MALVLAFGVVLLISVSLSGVAARTVLSTALLFLLAGALLGGGGLDLIHIAPRDPLVTSLADIALFTVLFTDGQRANLPALRENWRLSGRALGLGMPLTMVGIAVPAHFLVGVDWSTSLLLGAILSPTDPVFAAAIVGRDDVPLRLRRLLNVESGLNDGLALPFVLIFLATATHTSSDLGTVVVELLLGLALGIVLPLLVSLAWRLKVLTAEPRLQALGPLAIAVILYAGCHLTHANPYLAAFAAGSTLATVDKTAAEQFEPLGDLLSEITKFAALLVFGALITPDRLSHLDAGGWVLAVLAILLVRPAAMLLSLLRTPLSGRERATAAWFGPKGFASVVYGLLALQSGIADSELVFDLVAVTIALSIVLHSSTDVPIAKLLRVEPPDNLPTGRAPAGDRQENDRSGP, encoded by the coding sequence ATGGCGCTCGTTCTCGCCTTCGGTGTCGTGTTGCTGATCAGCGTGTCGCTGTCCGGCGTCGCGGCGCGCACGGTCTTGTCGACGGCGTTGTTGTTTCTGCTCGCGGGAGCGTTGCTCGGGGGCGGCGGTCTGGACTTGATCCACATCGCGCCACGCGACCCGCTCGTCACCTCGCTGGCCGACATCGCGCTGTTCACGGTCCTGTTCACCGACGGGCAGCGCGCGAACCTGCCGGCCTTGCGGGAGAACTGGCGGCTGTCGGGCCGGGCCCTGGGGCTCGGGATGCCCCTGACGATGGTCGGTATCGCGGTGCCCGCCCACTTCCTGGTCGGTGTGGACTGGTCGACGTCGTTGCTGCTCGGCGCGATTCTCTCCCCGACGGACCCGGTGTTCGCGGCCGCGATCGTCGGGCGCGATGACGTGCCCCTGCGGCTGCGGCGGTTGCTCAACGTCGAGTCGGGCCTCAACGACGGGCTCGCGCTGCCGTTCGTGCTGATCTTCCTCGCCACCGCGACCCACACCTCGTCCGACCTCGGCACGGTCGTCGTCGAACTGTTGCTCGGCCTGGCCCTCGGGATCGTCCTGCCCCTGCTGGTCAGCCTGGCGTGGCGGCTCAAGGTCCTCACCGCGGAACCACGCCTGCAAGCGCTGGGGCCGCTGGCGATCGCGGTGATCCTCTATGCGGGCTGCCACCTCACCCACGCGAACCCCTACCTGGCCGCCTTCGCCGCCGGTTCGACACTGGCGACCGTCGACAAGACCGCAGCCGAGCAGTTCGAGCCGCTGGGCGACCTGCTCTCGGAGATCACCAAATTCGCCGCTCTGCTGGTATTCGGCGCGCTGATCACCCCCGACCGGCTCTCCCACCTCGACGCCGGCGGCTGGGTCTTGGCCGTGCTGGCGATCCTGCTCGTCCGGCCCGCCGCGATGCTGCTGTCGCTGCTGCGGACCCCGCTGTCCGGGCGCGAGCGAGCGACCGCTGCGTGGTTCGGGCCGAAAGGCTTCGCTTCCGTGGTCTACGGCCTGCTCGCGCTGCAGTCGGGCATCGCCGACAGCGAACTCGTGTTCGACCTGGTCGCGGTGACGATCGCGCTGTCGATCGTGCTCCACTCGTCGACCGACGTGCCGATCGCGAAGCTGCTGCGGGTCGAGCCACCGGACAACCTGCCCACCGGCCGGGCCCCCGCCGGTGATCGTCAAGAAAACGACAGGAGCGGCCCGTGA
- a CDS encoding MarR family winged helix-turn-helix transcriptional regulator, translating to MARPTPAAAGTDVDAITDAVLTASRLLVAVSARSIAAAGDLITLPQFRVLVILHSRGALNHAALAELLNVTPSTTSRMVDRLTAVGMVARQNSPSSRREILIELTDEGARVVRLVTNRRRREIAKIVAKMPEHARHGLVDVLTAFTEAGGEPSVDATADGIWG from the coding sequence ATGGCCCGTCCCACGCCCGCCGCAGCCGGTACCGACGTCGACGCGATCACGGATGCCGTGCTCACGGCGTCCCGGCTCCTGGTCGCCGTGTCGGCCCGATCCATCGCGGCAGCCGGCGACCTCATCACCTTGCCGCAGTTCCGCGTCCTGGTGATCCTGCACTCGCGCGGCGCCTTGAACCACGCCGCGCTGGCGGAACTGCTGAACGTCACACCTTCGACCACGAGCCGCATGGTCGACCGGCTCACCGCAGTCGGCATGGTCGCCCGGCAGAACAGCCCGTCGTCACGCCGGGAAATCCTCATCGAGCTCACCGACGAGGGCGCCCGGGTGGTGCGACTGGTGACCAACCGGCGCCGCCGCGAGATCGCCAAGATCGTAGCGAAGATGCCCGAACACGCCCGCCACGGCTTGGTCGATGTGCTGACCGCCTTCACCGAAGCCGGCGGCGAGCCCTCTGTCGACGCGACCGCGGACGGCATCTGGGGCTGA
- a CDS encoding helix-turn-helix domain-containing protein, translating into MGDALRPAAAEVRGEPWTVLIIRELLHGSSTPPQLIRGLPGLSRGLLGKRLHQLSAAGLVTVARSKGTLTACALTDAGRALEGVIDLLGRWGRRWLPPPRTGDLDPELLLLDIARGIDRLRLPAAPVSIHFRFTETLRQRWWWLVLSEAAAVATAEDPALPIIMQVECTPSALAAIWLGHDSWLNAIKDHVVRLTGDREAVRSAVAWLGTSRYHRPAEPPG; encoded by the coding sequence ATCGGTGATGCGCTACGCCCCGCAGCAGCCGAAGTCCGCGGTGAGCCCTGGACCGTACTGATCATCCGAGAACTCCTGCACGGCAGCAGCACTCCCCCGCAGCTGATCCGCGGACTGCCAGGCCTGTCGCGCGGTCTCCTCGGCAAACGTCTCCACCAGCTGTCCGCAGCCGGGCTGGTGACGGTGGCGCGGTCGAAGGGAACGCTCACCGCGTGTGCCTTGACCGACGCCGGCCGAGCACTCGAAGGCGTGATCGACCTACTCGGGCGCTGGGGACGTCGGTGGCTCCCACCACCGCGCACCGGCGACCTGGATCCGGAACTGCTGTTGCTCGACATCGCCCGCGGCATCGACCGGCTCCGGTTGCCGGCCGCCCCGGTCAGCATCCACTTCCGGTTCACCGAAACATTGCGGCAGCGGTGGTGGTGGCTGGTCCTGTCGGAGGCAGCCGCCGTGGCCACAGCCGAGGACCCCGCACTGCCGATCATCATGCAGGTCGAGTGCACGCCCTCCGCGCTCGCGGCGATCTGGCTCGGCCACGACAGCTGGCTCAACGCGATCAAGGACCACGTGGTTCGCCTCACCGGCGACCGCGAGGCCGTCCGGTCGGCCGTCGCGTGGCTCGGGACGAGCCGCTACCACCGGCCCGCGGAGCCCCCGGGGTGA
- a CDS encoding response regulator transcription factor, which produces MTVRVLLVEDDVMISEALALTLADEGFDVISAGSGEEALETVETTTVDVVLLDLMLPGIDGLSVCRTLRDSGDLPVIVITARTDSSDVIAGLEAGADDYVTKPLVPGELAARVRALLRRAAPARPARLRVGDLELRPEDASAYRSGKPIHLTRTEFRLVTELAVAEGEVVTREQLLQRVWGHSYFGDTRLLDVHIRRLRRKVEHDPDVPTLVVTVRGIGYRVGSPA; this is translated from the coding sequence ATGACCGTGCGCGTGCTGCTGGTCGAGGACGACGTGATGATCAGCGAGGCGCTCGCCCTGACGCTCGCCGACGAAGGTTTCGACGTCATTTCCGCGGGCTCGGGTGAAGAAGCGCTCGAAACTGTGGAAACCACCACCGTCGACGTCGTGCTCCTCGACTTGATGCTGCCCGGCATCGACGGGTTGAGCGTGTGTCGGACCTTGCGCGACAGTGGCGACCTTCCGGTCATCGTGATCACCGCGCGCACTGACAGCTCCGACGTGATCGCGGGGCTGGAAGCCGGCGCGGATGACTACGTGACCAAGCCGTTGGTGCCAGGAGAGCTGGCGGCGCGGGTTCGGGCCCTGCTCCGCCGGGCGGCTCCGGCTCGCCCGGCACGGCTGCGGGTCGGTGATCTGGAACTGCGCCCCGAAGACGCGAGCGCGTACCGGTCGGGTAAGCCGATCCACTTGACCCGTACCGAGTTCCGCCTTGTGACCGAGCTGGCCGTGGCCGAGGGCGAGGTTGTCACGAGGGAGCAGTTGCTGCAGCGGGTATGGGGCCACAGCTACTTCGGCGACACCCGGCTGCTCGACGTCCACATCAGACGGCTGCGGCGCAAGGTCGAACACGACCCCGACGTCCCCACCTTGGTGGTGACGGTGCGCGGGATCGGCTACCGTGTGGGCTCGCCGGCGTGA
- a CDS encoding cell wall metabolism sensor histidine kinase WalK has product MSTGALSRVSLRWRVSAAFGLGLLLVVSTLSIAVWNLTTGYMFSQREQSAARQADINVRLVDAAIRAHPDSLDELLTGLATGPDSTILLSLPDGWLTAGRQVVPQALPAELVAQARAGQPARQRFTADGVPVLGVALSVGAQNGLYVELYPLLELDRTFRYLSTILIAGTVACSVLGVALGAWSTRRALRPLTALTAAASRVASGDLSARLPDQADPDLAPLATSFNATADALEQRVRRDARFTTDVSHELRSPLTTMTTVAEVLDRRRESMPAPAQKALRLLLAELRRFQRMVLDLLEISSADEQDADHDRELIDLAALARNVIAGRSGPGLAVDSPAEPLLVFGDRRRLDRVLTNLLDNADRYGGGPVRVGVFAHDGAVRLEVDDAGEGVPADLRERVFERFARGVHSGRRGPDSGTGLGLAIVADHVRRHHGSVHIEDRPGGGARFVVELPKARG; this is encoded by the coding sequence GTGAGTACCGGCGCGCTCAGTCGCGTTTCCCTGCGCTGGCGGGTCTCCGCGGCGTTCGGGCTGGGACTTCTGCTCGTGGTGAGCACGCTCTCCATCGCGGTCTGGAACCTCACGACGGGGTACATGTTCAGCCAGCGCGAGCAAAGCGCGGCACGGCAAGCGGACATCAACGTCAGGTTGGTCGACGCGGCGATCCGCGCGCACCCCGACAGCCTCGACGAGCTCCTGACCGGACTCGCGACCGGACCTGACTCGACGATCCTGCTGTCCCTGCCGGACGGTTGGCTGACCGCCGGCCGCCAGGTCGTCCCCCAGGCCCTTCCGGCCGAGCTGGTCGCGCAAGCGCGAGCTGGGCAGCCGGCCCGGCAGCGGTTCACGGCCGATGGCGTTCCTGTCCTCGGTGTCGCCCTTTCCGTCGGTGCCCAGAACGGCCTCTACGTCGAGCTCTACCCCCTGCTCGAACTCGATCGGACCTTCCGCTACCTCAGCACCATCCTGATCGCGGGCACCGTGGCCTGCAGCGTCCTGGGGGTCGCGCTGGGCGCGTGGTCCACGCGCCGCGCCCTGCGCCCGTTGACCGCGCTCACCGCTGCGGCGTCCCGGGTCGCAAGTGGCGACCTGAGCGCCCGGCTGCCGGACCAGGCCGATCCCGATCTCGCTCCGCTGGCCACCAGCTTCAACGCGACCGCCGACGCGCTTGAACAGCGAGTGCGCCGGGACGCTCGGTTCACCACCGACGTCAGCCACGAACTGCGCTCCCCGCTCACGACGATGACCACCGTCGCCGAAGTCCTGGACCGCCGCCGCGAGTCTATGCCGGCCCCGGCGCAGAAAGCGTTGCGGCTGCTGCTCGCCGAGCTGCGCCGTTTCCAGCGCATGGTGCTGGACCTGCTGGAGATCTCTTCGGCCGACGAACAGGATGCCGACCACGACCGCGAACTGATCGATCTGGCGGCGCTGGCGCGCAACGTCATCGCCGGCAGATCCGGCCCGGGCCTCGCCGTCGACTCACCGGCGGAACCGCTTCTGGTCTTCGGCGACCGGCGACGGCTCGACCGGGTCTTGACGAACCTGCTCGACAACGCCGATCGCTACGGCGGTGGGCCGGTTCGCGTCGGGGTGTTCGCTCACGACGGCGCGGTACGGCTGGAGGTCGACGACGCCGGCGAGGGCGTGCCCGCGGATCTCCGCGAACGCGTCTTCGAACGCTTCGCCCGGGGCGTGCACTCCGGGCGGCGCGGACCGGATTCCGGAACCGGTCTCGGCTTGGCCATCGTCGCCGACCACGTGCGCCGCCACCACGGCAGCGTGCACATCGAAGACCGCCCCGGCGGCGGAGCCCGGTTCGTGGTCGAGCTACCGAAAGCTCGCGGATGA
- a CDS encoding DUF6292 family protein: protein MAAGGPRARCVRPRDRRRPAGAARGTACEGGARPAAYLALPDRCVRHPDRDVMAIWSARSGWKVVLENTSRQPSTVLARLTEATVPPPAVVEGFVRDVLSGAREGGAPARGLEVAGLRELPGSYAVWGWPEDEGSLF, encoded by the coding sequence ATTGCCGCCGGAGGACCTCGGGCTCGCTGCGTACGTCCGCGCGATCGGCGACGCCCTGCGGGTGCCGCCAGGGGAACGGCTTGCGAAGGCGGGGCACGACCAGCCGCCTACTTGGCACTGCCCGACCGGTGCGTCCGCCATCCGGACCGAGACGTGATGGCGATCTGGTCCGCGCGCAGCGGCTGGAAAGTCGTGCTGGAGAACACGAGTCGGCAGCCTTCAACGGTGCTTGCCCGGCTGACGGAAGCGACGGTGCCGCCGCCCGCTGTGGTCGAGGGTTTTGTGCGCGATGTGTTGTCCGGCGCACGCGAAGGCGGCGCGCCGGCCCGCGGCCTGGAGGTGGCGGGGCTGCGGGAACTGCCGGGCTCCTACGCGGTCTGGGGCTGGCCGGAGGACGAGGGAAGCCTGTTCTGA
- a CDS encoding cytochrome c oxidase assembly protein — protein MTTVAPLGAWTLLTDWDVPVAGAIAVGLAALGYGWAAARAGSWPARRTCAFSAGLIVVLFALGSGVNTYSSVLFTVHMAQHLLLIMVAPALLLFGQPFELLPRGGAVVAAAAHPICGFALYTVVVVGTHLTPFLQGALTVPALHGVEEAGYVLAGLLLLLPILGVRPRRRPTPYLMRLVLLFAAMVVDAVVGVALMMTPHEPFPAYAAVARHWGPGLVEDLHWGGAMMWVGGDALMAVLAVVVIGGWLRSAERGDDLGSWLENARRSALELGDGTRVDEDEDALRAYNTMLARLSDRDARR, from the coding sequence GTGACCACCGTGGCACCACTCGGCGCGTGGACGCTGCTGACCGACTGGGACGTGCCGGTGGCCGGCGCGATCGCCGTCGGTCTCGCAGCGCTGGGGTACGGCTGGGCCGCGGCGCGGGCCGGTTCCTGGCCGGCGCGGCGGACGTGCGCGTTCTCCGCCGGCCTGATCGTGGTTCTGTTCGCGCTCGGCAGCGGGGTGAACACCTACAGCTCGGTGCTGTTCACCGTGCACATGGCTCAGCACCTGCTGCTCATCATGGTCGCTCCGGCGCTGCTGCTGTTCGGGCAGCCGTTCGAGCTGCTGCCCCGCGGCGGCGCGGTCGTCGCCGCAGCCGCTCACCCGATCTGCGGGTTCGCCTTGTACACGGTGGTGGTCGTGGGCACCCACCTCACCCCGTTCCTGCAGGGCGCCCTCACCGTCCCGGCACTGCACGGAGTCGAGGAAGCCGGCTACGTGCTCGCCGGTCTGCTGCTCCTGTTGCCGATCCTGGGGGTACGACCGCGCAGACGTCCCACGCCCTATTTGATGCGGCTGGTGCTGTTGTTCGCCGCGATGGTGGTCGACGCGGTCGTGGGGGTCGCGCTGATGATGACGCCGCACGAGCCGTTCCCCGCCTATGCGGCCGTGGCCCGGCACTGGGGGCCCGGACTGGTCGAAGACCTGCACTGGGGCGGCGCGATGATGTGGGTCGGTGGCGACGCGCTGATGGCCGTGCTGGCCGTCGTCGTGATCGGCGGCTGGCTCCGGTCGGCCGAGCGTGGCGACGACCTCGGATCGTGGCTGGAGAACGCGCGCCGGTCCGCGCTGGAGCTCGGCGACGGGACTCGAGTCGACGAGGACGAGGACGCGCTACGGGCGTACAACACGATGCTGGCCCGCCTCTCGGACCGCGACGCGCGCCGGTGA
- a CDS encoding cation-translocating P-type ATPase, protein MTSVAPVRSVELAIGGMTCAACAARVERKLNKLDGVRASVNFATERAIVETDAPPDEDVLLRQVSQAGYTAEVLRPERMSAARGDEARRVWRRLVVALLLGIPAADLSFTLALVPSLRFTGWQAVVLALAAPVLTWSAWPFHRKAAVALRHGSTSMDTLVSAGILAASAWSLYSMFGADTASGADGVWGLLLRPAGSIYLDVAIGVTVFVLAGRLYEARAKRTAGAALRALSELGAKAVSLLDEHGGERRVRAAELRAGDRFVVRPGETIAADGVVLDGACTVDGATMTGESVPRDVTVGDTVLGATVALGGRLVVRATHIGADSRIGLLTRLVERAQHDKASAQRLADRISAVFVPAVVALAVLTAVGWALAGSGAPRAFSAGLAVLIIACPCALGLATPTALLVASGRGAQLGIFLKGTAPLDSAREVDTVVFDKTGTVTTGQLTVTGVRSEQYGREEFLRLVGAVETASEHPIAAAITAEARAEAGEVPMVEEFKSLSGLGARGSVEGHDVLVGSTRLLRDHGIALSPSFHDDVKTWEHAGLGVVAAAVDGTAAGLIAVADTLRPTAPAAISALHGLRLRTILLTGDREATARTIAARAGIDEVIADVLPDGKAAVIDRLKREGRTVAMVGDGVNDAPALARADLGLAMVTGTDVAAGAADMILVSTDLSVVPRSLRLARATTRTIRGNLWWAFGYNIAALPLAAAGLLNPLVSAAAMALSSLFVVSNSLRLRTFDADRQTTVDQ, encoded by the coding sequence ATGACCTCGGTCGCCCCCGTGCGCTCGGTGGAACTGGCCATCGGCGGCATGACCTGCGCGGCGTGCGCGGCGCGCGTCGAGCGCAAGCTGAACAAGCTGGACGGGGTGCGCGCGAGTGTCAACTTCGCCACCGAACGGGCAATCGTGGAGACTGACGCCCCGCCGGACGAGGACGTGCTGCTGCGGCAGGTGAGCCAGGCCGGCTACACCGCCGAGGTGCTGCGGCCGGAGCGGATGTCGGCGGCGCGGGGCGACGAGGCCCGGCGGGTGTGGCGTCGCCTTGTGGTGGCGCTGTTGCTCGGCATTCCGGCGGCGGACCTGTCGTTCACCCTCGCGCTGGTTCCGTCGCTGCGGTTCACCGGCTGGCAGGCCGTGGTGCTCGCACTGGCCGCGCCTGTCCTGACGTGGTCGGCGTGGCCGTTCCATCGCAAAGCCGCTGTGGCGCTGCGGCACGGGAGCACGTCGATGGACACCCTGGTGTCGGCGGGGATCCTCGCGGCGAGCGCGTGGTCGCTGTATTCGATGTTCGGGGCGGACACCGCTTCCGGCGCCGACGGAGTGTGGGGGTTGCTGCTGCGGCCGGCCGGCTCGATCTACCTGGACGTGGCCATCGGCGTCACGGTGTTCGTCCTCGCCGGCCGCTTGTACGAAGCTCGAGCAAAGCGGACGGCCGGAGCCGCCTTGCGCGCGCTGTCGGAGCTGGGCGCGAAAGCTGTGTCCCTGCTCGACGAGCACGGTGGCGAGCGGCGCGTGCGCGCGGCCGAACTCAGAGCGGGTGACCGCTTCGTCGTCCGGCCTGGGGAGACCATCGCCGCCGACGGCGTGGTCCTGGACGGCGCGTGCACGGTCGACGGGGCCACGATGACCGGGGAGTCCGTGCCGCGGGACGTGACCGTGGGCGACACCGTGCTGGGCGCGACCGTCGCCCTCGGGGGCCGCCTGGTCGTCCGCGCCACCCACATCGGGGCCGACAGCCGGATCGGGCTGCTCACCCGGCTCGTCGAACGAGCCCAGCACGACAAGGCCTCCGCGCAACGGCTGGCCGACCGGATCTCGGCGGTGTTCGTCCCCGCCGTGGTCGCTCTGGCGGTGCTGACCGCGGTGGGCTGGGCGCTCGCGGGCAGCGGTGCGCCGCGCGCGTTCAGCGCCGGACTCGCCGTGCTGATCATCGCCTGTCCGTGCGCGCTGGGTCTGGCCACACCTACGGCGCTGCTGGTCGCGTCGGGCCGCGGTGCGCAGCTCGGGATCTTCCTCAAGGGGACCGCGCCGCTCGACTCGGCTCGCGAGGTCGACACGGTCGTCTTCGACAAGACGGGGACCGTGACCACGGGACAGCTCACCGTCACCGGAGTCCGCAGCGAGCAGTACGGCCGAGAAGAGTTCCTGCGGCTGGTGGGAGCCGTCGAAACCGCGTCCGAGCACCCCATCGCGGCAGCGATCACGGCCGAGGCCCGTGCTGAAGCGGGTGAGGTGCCCATGGTCGAGGAGTTCAAGTCGCTCTCGGGGCTGGGGGCACGCGGCAGCGTCGAAGGCCACGACGTGCTCGTGGGGTCGACCCGACTGCTTCGAGACCACGGCATCGCGCTGTCGCCAAGCTTCCACGACGACGTGAAGACTTGGGAACACGCCGGCCTCGGCGTCGTGGCCGCAGCGGTCGACGGCACAGCAGCGGGACTCATCGCGGTCGCGGACACCCTGCGCCCCACCGCGCCCGCGGCGATCTCGGCGCTGCACGGTCTCCGGCTGCGCACGATCCTGCTCACCGGTGACCGCGAGGCCACCGCCCGCACCATCGCCGCCCGAGCCGGCATCGACGAGGTGATCGCCGACGTGCTGCCCGACGGCAAAGCGGCGGTGATCGACCGGCTGAAACGTGAAGGCCGCACGGTCGCCATGGTCGGCGACGGGGTCAACGACGCCCCGGCGCTGGCCCGCGCCGACCTCGGGCTGGCCATGGTCACCGGAACCGACGTGGCCGCAGGCGCGGCGGACATGATCCTCGTGAGCACCGACCTGTCCGTGGTGCCACGGTCGCTGCGCCTGGCCCGCGCCACCACCCGGACCATCCGCGGCAACCTGTGGTGGGCGTTCGGCTACAACATCGCCGCTCTGCCGCTCGCCGCAGCCGGCCTGCTCAACCCGCTCGTCTCCGCCGCGGCGATGGCATTGTCCTCACTGTTCGTCGTGTCCAACAGCCTGCGGCTGCGCACGTTCGACGCCGACCGTCAGACCACAGTGGACCAGTAG
- a CDS encoding vitamin K epoxide reductase family protein, translating into MTATGNTTRGPAWLYLIGGALGLAAAIALTLEKIAKLRDPAYVPSCSINPVISCGSVMDSPQASAFGFPNPLIGIAAFAVVVTFGVVLLTGYTAPRWVWFGMQVGATFGVGFVHWLIFASLYRIHALCPYCMVVWIVTIATFWYTTLHNLRGTVFGGLVRRVHSGLLALWYVVVVVLVLQAFWPYWSTVV; encoded by the coding sequence GTGACCGCCACCGGCAACACCACCCGGGGGCCGGCTTGGCTTTACCTGATCGGCGGCGCACTCGGATTGGCCGCGGCGATCGCCCTCACGCTGGAGAAGATCGCGAAGCTGCGCGATCCGGCCTACGTGCCCAGCTGCTCGATCAACCCGGTCATCTCGTGCGGCTCGGTGATGGACAGCCCTCAGGCCTCCGCGTTCGGCTTTCCCAATCCGCTGATCGGGATCGCGGCTTTCGCCGTCGTGGTGACTTTTGGTGTGGTGCTGCTGACTGGGTACACAGCGCCGCGCTGGGTGTGGTTCGGGATGCAGGTCGGCGCCACGTTCGGCGTCGGGTTCGTCCACTGGCTGATCTTCGCTAGCCTGTACCGCATCCACGCGCTCTGCCCGTATTGCATGGTCGTGTGGATCGTCACGATCGCCACGTTCTGGTACACCACGCTCCACAACCTGCGCGGGACTGTATTCGGCGGACTCGTCCGACGTGTCCACAGTGGACTGCTCGCGTTGTGGTATGTCGTTGTCGTGGTGCTGGTGCTGCAGGCGTTCTGGCCCTACTGGTCCACTGTGGTCTGA
- a CDS encoding thioredoxin domain-containing protein — protein sequence MARNKRNPVTTGKGLSANTWTTIAVIVVAVLVIGGVLVFNRKDEPAPSSGTVAADVLRHPDSHTLSQADNGAVTVVEFLDYQCPVCEAYYQNVTSSIEHDYAGRITFVTRNFPLPMHPLAVPAARAAEAAALQGKYRQMYEKLYGDYPTWALAADGKNVSDDTARAQARFDSYAEDLGLDLGRFHADMASKAVQARIDQGQADGNEAGVTGTPTIFVNGSKFSPAGTTYAQVARQLRGQLDRALAS from the coding sequence ATGGCACGGAACAAACGCAACCCGGTGACAACCGGGAAAGGGCTGTCGGCGAACACGTGGACGACGATCGCCGTGATCGTCGTCGCCGTGCTGGTCATCGGTGGTGTTCTGGTGTTCAACCGCAAGGACGAGCCCGCGCCGAGCTCCGGCACCGTCGCCGCGGACGTCCTGCGCCATCCCGACAGCCACACGTTGAGCCAGGCGGACAACGGCGCGGTCACCGTGGTCGAGTTTCTCGACTACCAATGCCCGGTGTGCGAGGCCTACTACCAGAACGTGACCAGCAGCATCGAGCACGACTACGCGGGCCGGATCACGTTCGTCACCAGGAATTTCCCGCTCCCCATGCACCCGCTCGCCGTCCCTGCGGCCCGGGCCGCCGAAGCCGCGGCGCTGCAGGGCAAGTACCGGCAGATGTACGAGAAGCTCTACGGCGATTACCCCACGTGGGCCCTGGCCGCCGACGGCAAGAACGTCAGTGACGACACTGCTCGTGCCCAGGCCCGGTTCGACAGCTACGCCGAGGACCTCGGCCTCGACCTCGGCCGGTTCCACGCCGACATGGCCTCGAAGGCGGTGCAGGCGCGGATCGACCAGGGGCAGGCCGACGGGAACGAAGCCGGGGTCACCGGAACGCCGACGATCTTCGTAAACGGCAGCAAGTTCTCGCCGGCCGGCACCACCTATGCCCAGGTCGCCCGGCAGCTGCGCGGGCAGCTCGACCGGGCACTGGCCTCGTGA